A genomic segment from Psychrilyobacter piezotolerans encodes:
- a CDS encoding tetratricopeptide repeat protein gives MLRTAIFMEINEIENLDERRVDLRSELIFNPDNRMALRELGAILCFQKKTDDAIEIYKKMLKLDPKNGEYMAYMGYLYYEKDDFPEAIKLFNKALDADPEAAFVYFLLGNAYSRIGRIVDAVRAYDLAIFLDFDIYDAHVEFAIKYERMGRLKKALREYIAAYEIDPRDEAVKEKIDFLREKTGE, from the coding sequence ATGTTAAGAACAGCAATATTTATGGAGATTAATGAGATAGAAAACCTGGATGAAAGAAGAGTGGATCTTAGATCGGAATTGATTTTTAATCCGGATAATCGTATGGCGTTGAGGGAACTAGGAGCAATACTTTGTTTTCAAAAAAAAACAGATGATGCCATAGAGATCTACAAGAAAATGTTGAAATTAGACCCGAAAAATGGAGAATATATGGCATACATGGGATATCTTTACTATGAAAAGGATGATTTCCCAGAGGCTATAAAGCTGTTTAACAAGGCTTTAGATGCAGACCCAGAAGCCGCATTTGTATATTTTTTATTGGGGAATGCTTATTCAAGGATAGGAAGGATAGTAGATGCCGTAAGAGCTTATGATCTGGCGATATTTTTAGATTTTGATATCTATGATGCCCATGTAGAATTTGCTATAAAATACGAGAGGATGGGACGATTAAAAAAAGCACTTAGGGAATATATAGCTGCCTACGAAATTGATCCAAGAGATGAAGCTGTTAAAGAAAAGATAGACTTTTTAAGAGAAAAGACAGGAGAATAA